Proteins from a genomic interval of Fuerstiella sp.:
- a CDS encoding PQQ-binding-like beta-propeller repeat protein — translation MSQIWRLALCLSIGVFSVQLKADDVRVRKALSLVKGDRGVVAVLGLPSDDAQFVTQLAADRELMIYFQAETSEQAGVVQKLADDAGLLGRRVFVDFGDLSSIHLSHNLADAVIVDPSVLDRTSEEEVLRVLNPNSTALMGDRRLTKAAPSGSDDWSHPYHGPDNNPQSEDQQVRGNFQTQFIGTPKFSPMPEQSVIAGGRIYKAMGHIAHKANQNEMLNTLLCINAWNGTIQWKRPLTEGFLIHRNTMVAADDALYMGDHESCKVIDRDTGQVRREIRIPKEISDGPVWKWMALQDDILYALVGNLEVKVETMRSNRPGLGHWPWGMWKGHDYTDPRTAFGFGRTVVAIDRGTGEILWHYRDEEFLDARAVCMKNGKIFCFCAERFLACIDATNGELLWKNSDSDLLEAIGPNERAQHYTTGYATTCYMKCTDNHVFFAGPQRKQTVAASTRDGSLQWTHDVGNLQLVLREDAVYAAGPQRTTGVKLDHQTGTVLSSFPGRRACTRATGCADSIFFRASGGTVRLMTKENRAEHISPMRPPCQDGVLVSNGHLYWGPWMCGCQLSLYGNIGLRPIGDDTVSRRNNAVVEQESLVVHSDITVATGLPVKTTDWPAYRGGNDRSDTTEAGLAQSINHAWTVSVVQNELPTAPVAAGNQVFVADRTGAVRAYDADGNEKWKSYANGAVYYPPSVAHDRVFAGSADGRVYAFEAATGRLLWTYRVAPQDRRISVFGKLVSRWPVAGGVVVQDGTVYAAAGITHYDGTYIVALDAVTGQLKARNDGSGVLSESVNSGVSMQGNLMIVDNELRFLGGGVYETARFDLQTLECRNEAKHQVTSQYRTAFYPWYPAYGKYVSLEHKCGDGNTLCHDASYEGSMFGNLGLETPLPSGTERINKDAARDFLRRRGKDQKQPQHVWQDNLNRRFTSFVVSQEQLLATGHSETTPDQPFLVAISIADGSDLWKKNLPVDAVKGGTAVDATGHVFVSLEDGRLMCFK, via the coding sequence ATGTCACAAATCTGGCGACTGGCGTTGTGTCTGTCCATCGGAGTTTTCTCTGTTCAGTTGAAGGCTGACGACGTTCGGGTCCGGAAGGCACTGTCACTGGTCAAAGGCGATCGGGGCGTTGTGGCCGTTCTGGGACTTCCGTCAGACGACGCTCAGTTTGTGACTCAACTGGCTGCTGATCGTGAACTGATGATTTATTTTCAGGCCGAAACTTCGGAGCAGGCCGGTGTCGTTCAAAAGCTGGCGGACGATGCGGGTCTGCTGGGCCGACGTGTGTTCGTGGATTTCGGCGATCTGAGTTCGATTCATCTGTCTCACAATCTGGCCGACGCAGTGATCGTAGATCCGTCCGTGTTGGACCGGACATCGGAAGAAGAAGTTCTGAGAGTGCTGAACCCGAATTCCACCGCACTGATGGGAGATCGTCGACTCACCAAAGCGGCACCGAGCGGTTCAGATGACTGGAGCCACCCCTACCATGGTCCGGACAACAATCCTCAGTCAGAGGACCAGCAGGTGCGGGGCAATTTTCAGACTCAGTTCATCGGAACTCCGAAATTCAGCCCGATGCCGGAACAAAGTGTGATTGCCGGAGGTCGAATCTATAAGGCCATGGGACATATCGCCCACAAAGCCAACCAGAATGAGATGCTCAATACACTGCTGTGCATCAACGCCTGGAACGGAACCATCCAGTGGAAGCGGCCTTTGACGGAGGGTTTTCTGATCCATCGAAACACAATGGTCGCCGCAGATGATGCATTGTACATGGGTGACCATGAGTCCTGTAAGGTGATTGATCGTGACACCGGACAGGTTCGTCGTGAAATCAGAATCCCCAAAGAAATCAGTGACGGCCCGGTCTGGAAATGGATGGCTCTGCAGGACGACATTTTGTACGCCCTGGTGGGAAATCTGGAGGTCAAGGTAGAAACGATGCGTTCCAATCGCCCCGGCCTGGGACACTGGCCGTGGGGAATGTGGAAGGGGCACGACTATACCGATCCACGCACTGCATTTGGATTTGGACGAACGGTAGTGGCAATCGATCGGGGTACGGGTGAGATTCTGTGGCATTATCGCGACGAAGAGTTTCTGGATGCACGGGCCGTGTGCATGAAGAACGGAAAGATTTTCTGTTTTTGTGCGGAGAGGTTTCTCGCCTGCATCGATGCAACCAACGGGGAACTGCTGTGGAAGAATTCAGACAGCGATTTGCTCGAGGCGATCGGCCCCAACGAACGTGCTCAGCACTACACCACAGGCTACGCAACGACGTGCTACATGAAGTGCACAGACAACCATGTGTTCTTCGCGGGTCCTCAGCGTAAACAGACGGTGGCAGCCTCCACCCGCGACGGCAGCCTGCAATGGACTCATGATGTTGGAAATCTGCAGCTGGTTCTGCGTGAGGACGCGGTGTATGCCGCAGGACCTCAAAGAACAACCGGAGTCAAGCTTGACCATCAGACAGGTACGGTGCTGTCCAGTTTCCCCGGCCGTCGGGCCTGTACACGCGCCACAGGTTGTGCAGACAGTATTTTCTTTCGGGCCTCCGGCGGAACAGTCCGCCTGATGACGAAAGAAAATCGAGCCGAGCACATTTCTCCGATGCGACCTCCGTGTCAGGACGGGGTACTCGTATCAAACGGCCATCTGTACTGGGGACCGTGGATGTGCGGGTGTCAGCTTTCCCTGTACGGAAACATCGGACTGCGCCCTATCGGTGATGATACGGTCAGCCGAAGGAACAACGCCGTTGTCGAACAGGAATCACTGGTTGTTCATTCTGACATCACTGTGGCAACAGGGCTTCCGGTGAAGACCACGGACTGGCCGGCGTATCGAGGTGGCAACGACCGGTCCGACACAACCGAAGCAGGTTTAGCTCAGTCGATTAATCACGCCTGGACTGTTTCTGTGGTGCAAAATGAGCTACCCACAGCTCCGGTCGCAGCCGGGAACCAGGTCTTCGTAGCTGATCGCACGGGAGCTGTCCGAGCCTACGATGCTGATGGTAATGAAAAATGGAAATCGTACGCCAATGGCGCTGTCTACTATCCACCATCGGTTGCTCATGATCGTGTGTTCGCGGGCTCAGCGGATGGTCGCGTATACGCTTTTGAAGCAGCCACCGGACGACTGCTGTGGACCTACCGTGTTGCTCCCCAGGATCGACGAATTTCTGTCTTCGGAAAACTCGTCTCGCGGTGGCCGGTTGCCGGAGGAGTGGTGGTGCAGGATGGAACCGTGTATGCGGCTGCCGGTATCACTCACTATGACGGCACCTACATCGTGGCTCTTGATGCTGTCACCGGACAGTTGAAAGCACGCAACGACGGATCGGGAGTACTGTCAGAATCGGTCAACAGTGGCGTGAGCATGCAGGGTAATTTGATGATCGTGGACAACGAACTCAGATTTCTTGGCGGTGGGGTTTACGAAACGGCCCGTTTCGATCTACAAACGCTGGAGTGCAGAAATGAAGCCAAACATCAGGTAACCTCGCAGTACCGAACAGCGTTCTATCCATGGTATCCTGCATATGGCAAATATGTCTCTCTGGAACACAAATGCGGCGACGGAAACACATTGTGCCACGATGCCAGCTACGAAGGCAGCATGTTTGGCAATCTGGGTCTGGAGACCCCTTTACCATCAGGTACAGAGCGAATCAACAAGGACGCCGCACGCGACTTTCTTCGCCGTCGCGGCAAAGACCAGAAGCAACCGCAGCATGTGTGGCAAGACAATCTAAATCGACGATTTACAAGTTTTGTGGTAAGTCAGGAACAACTGCTGGCAACCGGACATTCAGAAACAACACCGGACCAGCCGTTCCTCGTAGCCATCAGCATTGCAGATGGCAGTGATCTGTGGAAGAAAAACCTGCCCGTGGACGCGGTAAAAGGGGGCACGGCCGTGGATGCCACCGGTCACGTCTTCGTAAGTCTGGAAGACGGCCGGTTGATGTGCTTTAAATAG
- a CDS encoding thiamine pyrophosphate-dependent enzyme encodes MSTTGIHIFLDMLAEFGVDRIFGNPGSTELPLNDALVCDDRFRYILGLQEIPVMAMADGYSMASGNLSVVNVHVCPGLGNAMGMLYNAYREGTPILVTAGQQDRRLAFSEPILGGEMVAVARPWTKWSFEVNRIEDLPGAVQRAARIALTPPTGPVFLSLPVDLQMECAESLNVTPISIPNPLIRPPRQAVTSAAEMILTARNPLIIAGSRVTDRGAGEALVRLAETIGVAVVSEPGTTHGRSPFPSNHPLYGQGLPLWAPEIHQRLEGHDLIIVTGMDLFRLYVYFEPDLAVPEHLRVIQIDEDPLQLGRNFPVDVGIWGHTRVSLEELNGELESRMTDELRAIVRQRSNSLTRHHNHVRNRLQHEIDQQQDVRPMTPLCAMDSIARVLPDNVAIVEEAVTTTNTTIERLGALRNTTGYFGHRGWGLGWGLNVAIGTQMAWPDRPVVGIIGDGAALYGIQGLWSAAKYNVPVSFVICNNAQYHILKIGAQGMQLPSAGQRQFEGMDLVGPEIDFVSLAESFGVEARRITEPDQLSEQLTQAINTDRPVLLDVDVSRELGSRLNYGE; translated from the coding sequence ATGAGCACCACCGGTATCCACATTTTTCTGGACATGCTCGCTGAATTCGGAGTGGATCGAATCTTTGGTAATCCGGGGTCGACTGAGTTACCGCTGAACGATGCTCTGGTCTGTGACGATCGGTTCCGGTACATCCTGGGGCTCCAGGAAATTCCGGTGATGGCCATGGCCGACGGCTACAGCATGGCTTCGGGAAATCTGTCTGTGGTCAATGTTCACGTGTGTCCTGGTCTCGGAAATGCCATGGGCATGCTCTACAACGCTTATCGGGAAGGCACACCCATTCTGGTTACGGCGGGACAACAGGATCGACGGCTTGCATTCAGCGAACCCATCCTGGGAGGTGAGATGGTTGCTGTGGCTCGGCCGTGGACAAAATGGTCGTTTGAAGTTAATCGAATTGAGGATTTACCGGGTGCCGTTCAGCGGGCGGCCCGGATTGCGCTCACTCCACCGACTGGCCCCGTCTTTCTGTCGCTGCCGGTTGACCTGCAAATGGAATGTGCTGAATCCCTGAACGTGACTCCGATCTCAATTCCGAATCCATTGATTCGTCCACCTCGGCAGGCCGTCACCTCTGCGGCGGAGATGATTTTGACTGCACGGAACCCACTGATTATCGCCGGAAGTCGCGTGACGGACCGTGGTGCCGGCGAAGCGCTGGTCAGACTGGCTGAAACGATTGGCGTTGCTGTCGTGAGTGAACCGGGAACGACACATGGACGCAGTCCTTTTCCCAGTAACCATCCTCTGTATGGCCAGGGACTTCCGCTTTGGGCACCTGAAATCCACCAGCGGCTGGAAGGTCATGATTTGATCATTGTTACTGGCATGGATCTGTTTCGATTGTACGTTTACTTTGAACCGGATTTGGCCGTACCGGAACATCTCCGGGTGATTCAGATCGATGAAGATCCCCTGCAGCTGGGTAGGAATTTTCCGGTTGACGTCGGGATATGGGGACACACTCGAGTGAGTCTGGAGGAATTAAACGGAGAGCTGGAATCACGAATGACTGACGAACTGCGGGCTATTGTCCGCCAGCGTTCGAATTCACTCACGCGTCATCACAACCACGTGCGAAACCGTTTGCAGCACGAAATCGATCAGCAACAGGACGTTCGGCCAATGACCCCGCTGTGTGCGATGGACAGCATCGCACGAGTCCTTCCTGACAACGTGGCAATCGTTGAAGAAGCCGTGACAACCACCAACACCACGATCGAGCGACTTGGGGCGTTGAGGAATACGACAGGTTATTTTGGACACCGGGGTTGGGGGCTCGGTTGGGGGCTCAATGTGGCCATTGGAACTCAGATGGCCTGGCCGGACCGGCCGGTTGTGGGAATCATTGGAGACGGTGCAGCTTTGTATGGAATCCAGGGACTGTGGTCAGCTGCGAAATACAATGTGCCGGTTTCGTTCGTGATCTGTAATAATGCTCAGTACCACATTCTCAAGATTGGCGCCCAGGGGATGCAGTTGCCTTCGGCCGGTCAGCGCCAGTTCGAAGGAATGGACCTGGTGGGACCTGAGATTGATTTCGTGTCACTGGCGGAGTCATTTGGCGTTGAAGCACGCAGAATCACCGAACCTGACCAGCTGAGTGAACAGCTGACTCAGGCGATCAACACTGACAGGCCCGTCCTTTTGGATGTCGACGTCAGCAGGGAACTTGGCAGCAGACTGAATTATGGTGAATAA
- a CDS encoding Gldg family protein — translation MTLRSQVVLSIFKRNFSSYFSGVLGYLFIIVFVVAGAALAFNAEFFTSNVPTLDQLTEGFPLLLLFLVPAITMTVWADERKLGTDELLFTLPITDVEVLLGKYLAVVAVYSVSLIFSLAYVVVLEFLGDPDWGLLFTTYCGYWLAGSAMLSAGMLASVLTNAPTVAFILGVVIAGIPVFFAYVGRLIEIVVSFLEGIGVLGIFGVGDSSAVQFNSVRQLFSELSLQEQFRDFGLGVIPLSGVLYFVAFTVLMLYLNLVFITKRHWSAGQTVGTGIHYSVRTVCLAVIVMSCTAWAGYAAVRVDATAEQLFSLSPSTKDVLNEIESDRPIEIQAFLSPEVPSEYVDTRRSLVGLLRQFDQIGGTNIEVRYVDVEEFSKEADEAEHFGIQPVRLLSEVEGRRTEVEVYLGAVVISSYDKVVVPFFGKGLPIEYELTRSIRTVATEDRHTVGILTTDANVLNFSQEWQIVTELKKQYDVETVSADSPIDAESFDVLMAVMPSSLTAEQMPNLVNYVRAGHPTLIFDDPFPIAMSSGMGITSAPRLPKPQPNHGMGGMFGGGRQPPPPPKADGGQATSLLNALDIQWVYDTVTFDMNNPHPQYDSLPAEYVFATRDGNPDAFSTDSGVSRGLQEILCIYTGTVRKRDTPGRETKFVELLKTSGKSGLLGWEQFTDSNFNPFAGGQTVVPRPPNMLNRVIDGYAHVLAAHITSDQDGDSRNAVFVADVDMISDFFFQSRVRGDLDISLDNVTFVLNAVDVLAGDETYVPLRSRRAKHRTLARLERQKNEFLAEANKRESAADEKADEELTERQNQLKKRVEEIRANEDLDPIAKQQMIDQAEQAESTRLSLAEAQIEQDKNREIKKIRAETNRKTRSVEIQTQIAAIFLSPLPAILLGLMVLGKRLSDEKRIVVDSRRRN, via the coding sequence ATGACGCTTCGCAGCCAGGTTGTGCTCTCTATCTTCAAACGCAATTTCTCCAGCTACTTTTCAGGAGTTCTGGGCTACCTGTTTATCATTGTGTTTGTAGTGGCTGGTGCCGCTCTGGCATTCAATGCCGAATTTTTCACATCCAACGTGCCGACCCTGGACCAGCTGACAGAAGGTTTCCCTTTACTGCTGCTGTTCCTGGTACCCGCCATCACCATGACCGTGTGGGCTGATGAGCGTAAGCTGGGAACTGATGAACTACTGTTTACCCTTCCGATCACCGACGTCGAAGTTTTGTTGGGCAAGTATCTGGCCGTTGTTGCCGTGTATTCCGTTAGTCTCATTTTTTCCCTGGCCTATGTCGTGGTGCTTGAGTTTTTGGGTGATCCGGACTGGGGGTTGCTGTTCACAACGTATTGTGGCTACTGGCTTGCCGGATCAGCGATGCTCAGCGCGGGAATGCTGGCATCCGTACTGACCAATGCTCCAACCGTCGCCTTTATTCTGGGCGTAGTCATTGCCGGAATCCCTGTGTTCTTCGCCTATGTAGGTCGACTGATTGAGATCGTTGTGAGTTTCCTGGAAGGAATCGGCGTTCTGGGAATATTCGGCGTCGGAGACAGTTCCGCTGTTCAGTTCAACAGTGTCCGCCAGCTGTTTTCTGAGTTAAGCCTTCAGGAGCAGTTTCGCGATTTTGGTCTGGGGGTCATTCCTCTGTCAGGCGTGCTGTACTTTGTCGCGTTTACGGTGTTGATGCTGTATCTGAACCTTGTTTTTATTACCAAACGGCACTGGAGTGCCGGACAGACAGTCGGAACAGGAATCCACTATTCCGTGCGTACCGTATGCCTGGCAGTCATTGTCATGAGCTGTACCGCCTGGGCGGGATATGCGGCTGTGAGGGTGGATGCCACAGCCGAACAACTGTTCAGTCTTTCGCCATCCACGAAAGACGTGTTGAATGAAATCGAGTCAGACCGACCGATTGAGATTCAGGCCTTTTTAAGTCCTGAAGTCCCCAGTGAATATGTGGACACCCGCCGAAGCCTGGTTGGTTTGCTCCGTCAGTTCGATCAGATCGGAGGCACCAACATCGAAGTTCGGTACGTAGATGTAGAAGAATTCAGCAAGGAAGCAGACGAAGCAGAGCATTTCGGCATCCAGCCTGTCCGCCTGCTGTCTGAAGTGGAGGGACGGCGTACAGAAGTTGAAGTCTACCTCGGAGCCGTTGTCATCAGCAGCTACGACAAGGTTGTTGTGCCGTTCTTCGGTAAAGGCCTGCCGATCGAATACGAGTTAACACGGTCAATCCGTACCGTTGCCACGGAGGATCGGCATACCGTCGGTATTCTCACAACAGACGCAAACGTACTGAATTTCTCACAGGAGTGGCAGATCGTCACCGAGCTCAAGAAACAGTACGACGTTGAAACGGTCTCCGCAGATTCACCCATCGATGCAGAAAGTTTTGATGTGCTGATGGCCGTCATGCCTTCTTCGCTGACCGCGGAGCAGATGCCGAATCTTGTCAACTACGTTCGGGCCGGTCATCCCACACTTATTTTTGACGACCCGTTCCCGATCGCCATGAGTTCCGGTATGGGAATCACCAGCGCTCCGCGGCTTCCCAAACCTCAGCCCAATCATGGAATGGGCGGTATGTTTGGAGGCGGACGGCAGCCCCCTCCACCGCCTAAAGCAGACGGAGGACAGGCCACATCGCTGCTGAATGCTCTGGATATTCAGTGGGTCTACGATACGGTCACCTTCGACATGAATAATCCGCACCCGCAATACGACTCGCTTCCGGCGGAATACGTATTTGCCACTCGCGATGGAAATCCGGACGCCTTCTCAACAGACAGCGGTGTCAGTCGAGGTCTGCAGGAAATTCTGTGCATCTATACCGGAACCGTCAGGAAAAGAGATACACCCGGTCGTGAAACAAAGTTCGTGGAGCTGCTCAAGACCAGTGGTAAAAGCGGGTTGCTGGGCTGGGAACAGTTCACGGATTCGAATTTCAATCCGTTTGCCGGTGGCCAGACCGTGGTCCCCAGACCCCCCAACATGCTGAATCGCGTGATCGACGGTTACGCGCATGTGCTGGCAGCTCACATCACCTCCGATCAGGATGGTGACTCCCGAAATGCAGTCTTTGTTGCAGATGTAGATATGATTTCCGACTTTTTCTTTCAGTCACGAGTCCGCGGTGATTTGGATATCAGTCTGGATAATGTGACATTCGTACTCAATGCCGTTGACGTACTGGCAGGCGACGAGACATACGTACCGCTCCGCAGCCGTCGGGCAAAACACCGCACTCTGGCACGTCTGGAACGTCAAAAGAACGAATTCCTCGCAGAGGCTAACAAACGAGAGTCTGCCGCTGACGAAAAGGCTGACGAGGAACTCACGGAGCGCCAGAACCAGTTGAAAAAACGAGTTGAAGAAATCCGCGCAAACGAAGACCTCGACCCGATCGCCAAACAACAGATGATTGACCAGGCAGAGCAGGCTGAGTCAACGAGGTTGAGCCTGGCCGAAGCCCAGATTGAGCAGGATAAAAACCGTGAAATCAAGAAGATCCGGGCAGAAACGAATCGAAAGACACGTTCTGTGGAGATCCAGACACAGATCGCGGCCATTTTTCTGTCACCACTGCCCGCAATCCTGCTGGGTCTGATGGTCCTGGGTAAAAGATTGAGTGACGAAAAACGGATTGTGGTCGACAGTCGACGAAGAAATTAG
- a CDS encoding thiamine pyrophosphate-requiring protein has translation MKGSNVIAKILKAEGVDQVFCFPFTPIIEALAEEGIRIIVARQERVAENMADAYSRITNGRQLGVVTVQQSAGAENAFAGIAHARTDSSPILFLPGHPGRELVGVPPTFDSVPHYRSTTKWADMIPSVGSIPQRMRRAFTALRSGRPGPVMLETPVDVCKEDFTGSLEYKSVSDVRTAADPSRISDAARLLLSASRPMIWAGQGVLYAEATDELTQLAERLGAPVMTTLLGKSAFNERHPLSLGTGSYTDTAMLKDYLERCDVIFSIGASLTRTTFAPVIPAGKKIIHATVDPQDINKDYAADVPLTGDAKLVLGQLLEEIGTSTGQAVRAEVEAHVGEIRQAWKARWNPKLTSDETPINPYRVIGDFMKTVDPAEAIVTHDSGNPRDQLVPLYESVTPRGYIGWGHSTQLGFSLGAAMGAKLAEPDKLVVNFLGDAAFGMVGMDVETAVREKIPILTMLLNNSAMGNYEQHIPKATERYGTKYLSGNYSEVARGLGAFSERVEQPADIIPAINRGIAATREGRPALLEFITCEEPDMAVR, from the coding sequence GTGAAGGGCAGCAATGTCATTGCAAAAATTCTCAAGGCCGAAGGAGTTGATCAGGTCTTTTGTTTTCCGTTCACACCGATTATCGAAGCACTGGCAGAGGAAGGGATTCGAATTATTGTTGCTCGGCAGGAGCGCGTGGCCGAGAACATGGCCGACGCTTACTCACGCATCACCAATGGGCGGCAACTGGGAGTCGTGACTGTGCAGCAAAGCGCCGGCGCTGAAAACGCATTTGCCGGCATCGCCCATGCTCGCACCGATTCCAGTCCGATTCTGTTTCTTCCCGGTCATCCGGGCAGAGAACTGGTCGGAGTTCCTCCCACTTTCGACTCGGTACCCCACTATAGATCCACCACCAAATGGGCCGACATGATTCCGTCAGTCGGCAGTATTCCTCAGCGGATGCGACGTGCATTTACGGCTCTCCGTTCCGGACGTCCAGGGCCGGTGATGTTGGAGACACCGGTGGATGTCTGCAAAGAGGATTTCACAGGATCGCTGGAATATAAGTCTGTCTCAGACGTACGAACGGCGGCGGATCCATCCCGGATCAGCGACGCGGCCCGCCTGCTGCTGTCCGCCTCACGACCAATGATCTGGGCCGGGCAGGGGGTGCTTTACGCCGAAGCCACAGATGAGTTGACTCAACTGGCTGAACGCCTTGGTGCACCGGTCATGACCACCCTGCTGGGCAAGAGTGCGTTTAACGAACGCCATCCGCTTTCGCTGGGGACGGGGTCCTACACGGATACGGCGATGCTGAAGGACTATCTGGAGCGCTGCGACGTCATTTTCTCAATTGGTGCCAGCCTCACACGCACAACCTTTGCGCCGGTGATTCCAGCAGGTAAAAAAATCATTCACGCAACCGTCGATCCACAGGACATCAATAAGGACTACGCGGCGGATGTTCCGCTTACTGGTGATGCGAAACTTGTTCTGGGGCAACTGCTTGAGGAAATTGGAACATCGACCGGGCAGGCAGTGCGAGCCGAAGTCGAAGCGCACGTTGGTGAAATTCGTCAGGCATGGAAAGCTCGCTGGAACCCGAAACTCACCTCAGACGAAACCCCCATCAATCCATACCGCGTCATCGGCGATTTCATGAAAACGGTCGATCCGGCCGAAGCCATCGTGACTCACGATTCCGGTAACCCGCGCGATCAACTTGTTCCGCTGTACGAGTCCGTCACCCCGCGGGGCTACATTGGCTGGGGCCATTCGACTCAGCTTGGTTTTTCTCTGGGAGCCGCCATGGGAGCCAAACTTGCGGAGCCCGACAAACTGGTGGTCAATTTTCTGGGTGATGCCGCCTTCGGCATGGTCGGGATGGATGTCGAAACCGCAGTTCGGGAGAAAATTCCAATTCTGACAATGCTGCTCAATAACTCGGCGATGGGTAACTACGAACAGCACATACCCAAAGCGACTGAACGTTATGGAACGAAATACCTGTCGGGTAATTACTCCGAAGTCGCCCGAGGTCTGGGCGCGTTTTCCGAACGGGTTGAACAGCCGGCTGACATCATTCCGGCGATCAACCGCGGCATAGCAGCCACGCGTGAAGGTCGTCCGGCACTGCTGGAATTCATCACGTGTGAAGAACCCGATATGGCAGTCCGCTAA
- a CDS encoding ATP-binding cassette domain-containing protein, translated as MAENNGQPMIEAQGLSKFYGNFAAANEVTFSVPRAQVCAFLGPNGAGKSTTMKMLTGFLAPSEGSASIGGHNVATERIKASEMLGYLPENGPLYTEMTPETFLRYVGDTRMMSGPRLRERMTFVAQQCGLGEVWGKAIGKLSRGYRQRVGMAQALLHDPDVLILDEPTSGLDPNQVRGVRDLIRRMGETKTVLLSTHILQEVQAVCDRVILINNGRIVFDGPTSELGSEGSAMEQKFHELTGDNPAAA; from the coding sequence ATGGCTGAAAACAACGGCCAGCCGATGATCGAAGCCCAGGGACTTAGTAAGTTCTACGGCAACTTTGCCGCGGCTAATGAGGTGACATTTTCGGTTCCCAGAGCACAGGTCTGTGCGTTTCTGGGGCCGAACGGCGCTGGAAAATCGACAACAATGAAGATGTTGACCGGTTTTTTGGCTCCCAGTGAGGGAAGTGCCAGCATCGGTGGCCATAACGTGGCCACTGAACGGATCAAAGCTTCCGAAATGCTGGGATATCTGCCGGAAAACGGGCCCCTGTACACGGAAATGACACCGGAAACCTTTCTGAGGTATGTGGGCGATACCCGAATGATGTCCGGCCCGCGACTGCGGGAACGAATGACGTTCGTAGCTCAGCAATGCGGTCTTGGCGAGGTCTGGGGCAAGGCCATCGGCAAATTGTCTCGCGGATATCGTCAGCGTGTGGGAATGGCTCAGGCTCTGCTGCACGACCCCGACGTGCTGATACTGGACGAACCAACCAGCGGGCTGGATCCAAATCAGGTCCGAGGTGTTCGCGATTTGATTCGTCGCATGGGAGAAACAAAAACGGTTTTGCTGTCGACTCACATCCTGCAGGAAGTACAGGCAGTCTGTGATCGAGTGATACTGATCAATAACGGCCGGATTGTGTTTGACGGTCCAACCAGTGAACTGGGCAGTGAAGGATCAGCTATGGAACAGAAGTTCCACGAACTCACCGGAGACAATCCGGCTGCTGCGTGA